The genomic segment GATGCCCCGTCCCAGCAAGATGGGGTGGACGGCTACGCTGACTTCGTCGATGAGTCCGGCCCGGAAGAGAGGCTGCGCCAGTTGTCCTCCTCCCACCAGCCAGATGGCTTTGCCGTCCTCTTCCTTCAAACGTCCTACCGCCTGTGCGGGATGTTCTGAAGTGACCGTGACTTCGGGGTAGTCCTGAGGGTCGAGAGTGCTGGAAAAAACGTAGTTGTCCATGCCCTTGTACTTGCGCATTCCATGGCTGAGGCCGAACTCGTAGGTCTTGCGTCCCAAGAGCACCGTATCGACGGTGGAATAGAACTCGGTCATCCCGTAGTCCTGATCGCCGAAGAGCCAGTCGACCCCGCCCTCGGGATCGGCCAGGTAGGCATCCAGACTCATGGCCACGAAGTACTTGACGGTTCTCATCGCCGCTATTGTAGCGGCCGCCCGTGACGCCTACTCGAGCAGCGGACGGAAGCTGTCCTCTTCTTCGGCTTCCAGGTTGCAGTCGCGGATGATGCGGGCGCAACTGTTCCACCTGAGCAAAGCTTCGTCATTGCCTTCGGGACGCATCTTTTCGGCCGCTTCGAACTCGTCCATGGCCCGGCGCAGCCAATGGTAGACGCCGCTGAGCGAGGCGGGCAGATGATCTTTGCGCAGTTGGGCCAGCGCCCGCCGCTCGTAAATGATGCCCTGATAGTAGCGGGCCCGGTACTCGTCGCTGAGCCGCGAGACGACTTCCTCGGCGCGTTTGAAACGGTCGGTCAAAGACGAGGTTTCGAATTGGTCGGTCAGGGCCAGCAGCAAGAGGACGAGGGCCTCCTGATGGTCGGGCTCGATGCGCAGGATGTCGCGGGCGATGCTCTCGGCCTGAGCGGGCTGATTGAGCAGACGATAGCGTTGAGCCTTCTCGAACGCCTTGGGGACGGCCTTGGGGGAAAGCTTCTTAAGTTCGAAATCCATGCCTGATACCTCCAAACTGCAGTCCGCCGAACGGCAGCCGGCGCTCAGGACCTGAAGAGCCGGAACAGGGCCCGGATGGGATCGAAGAAACGGTCGGCGACCCTTTCCTTGAGCGGAATGATGGCGTTGTCGGTAATCGTAATCTCTTCGGGACAGACCTTGGTGCAGCACTTGGTGATGTTGCACAAACCCACGCCCTGAGTCTTCTTCAATTCCTCGAGGCGGTCCTCTTCGTCCAGCGGATGCATTTCCAGACCGGCTACGTAGATCAAAAGACGGGGGCCGATGAACTGATCGTGGAGCCGGTGTTCGCGCAGCACGTGGCAGACGTCCTGGCAGAGAAAGCACTCGATGCACTTGCGGAACTCCTGCACCCGGTCGATGTCTTGCTGGCGCATGCGCCAGGTTCCGTCGGCCTGGGGCGGCCGGGGTTTGAACTTCTTGATCTTCTTTTTGACCTCGTAGTTCCAGGAAACATCAGTGACCAGGTCCTTGATCAGCGGAAAGGCCTTAACGGGTTCAACCACCACCGTCTCGCCGGGGGGCAGAGAGTTCAGACGCGTCATGCAGGTCAGCCGGGGACGGCCGTTGACCTCGGCCGAACAGGAGCCGCAGCGGCCCGCCTTGCAGTTCCAGCGGATGGCCAGATCAGGCGCTTGTCGAGCCTGTATCCGCCGCAGGGCGTCGAGAACCACCATGCCCTCGGATACCTCGGCCGAGTATTCCTGGAAGGCGCCGCTCTCGGACGTACCCCGCCAGATGCGGAACTTCATCTCTGCCATCAGCCCATCTCCTCTATGATTCTCTTGAGTTCTTCGGGCATCTCCTCGATCTCGGTGTGAGCGACCTCCATCTGGCCGCCGGCCCCCTTGCGCACCACCGTGATGTTGCGGCTCAAGTCGGGATCCTTCTCCTGATAGTCGATCCGGAAGTGGGCGCCGCGGCTTTCTCTGCGTCCCAGGGCGGAACGGGCAATGGCCTCGGACACCGTGAGCAGATTCTCCAGGTCGAGCGCCGTGTGCCAGCCTGGATTGAACTCGCGGTTGCCCGTGACCGTGACATGCTCCATCCTATCCCGGAGTTCCGCGATCTTTTCTAAGGCCTCCTCCATTTCCTCCTCGCGGCGGACGATTCCTACCAGTGATTGCATGCACTTCTGCAGTTCGACCTGAATCTGAAAGGGACCGGTCTCCTGGGCCGAGTTCTTGCTTTCGAAGGGCCTGAGCCGGCGTCGTGAACACTCCTCGACTTCCGCCCCGCCGATCTTGCCCACCGTCGGATGCTCCTTGGCGAAGCGGGCGGCGTGACTTCCCGCCCTTTTGCCGAATACCAGCAGATCTGAGAGCGAATTGCCGCCCAGGCGGTTGGCCCCGTGGAGGCCCGACCCGCATTCACCCACGGCGAAGAGCCCAGGGACGCTCGACATCTGGGACTCGGCGTCGACCCTCACGCCGCCCATCATGTAGTGAGTGGTGGGGCCTACCTCCATGGGTTCTTTGGTGATGTCGATATCGGCCAATGCTGCGAACTGGTGGTACATGCCCGGAAGCTTGCGCTTGATGTGAGCCTCGGCGTCGGATTTCTTCTCCTTGATCCAGGCGATGTCCAGGAAGACGCCTCCGTGGGGCGATCCGCGGCCTTGCCTGATTTCACGCACGATGCAGCGGGCCACGTGGTCGCGGGTCAGCAACTCGGGCGGACGGCGGGCCCGCTTGTCGCCCTGGGTGTAGCGCCAGCCTTCCTCGGGGTTGTCGGCGGTCTGATCGCGGTAGAGTTCGGGAATGTCGTCGAACATGAAGCGGCGCCCTTCGCTGTTGACCAGGATACCTCCTTCGCCCCGCACGCCCTCGGTCACCAGAATGCCCTTGACGCTGGGAGGCCACACCATTCCGGTGGGATGGAACTGCACGAACTCCATGTCGATCAGTTCGGCCCCGGCGTGGTAGGCCAGCGAGTGGCCGTCGCCGGTGTATTCCCAGCTGTTGCTGGTCACCTCATAGGCCTTGCCGATGCCTCCCGTGGCCAGCACGATGGCCGGAGCCTTGATGAGGAAGAAGCGCCCCTTCTCGCGGTCGTAGCCGAAAGCGCCCGCCATGCGGCCGTCCTCTTTGAGCAGGTCGGTGACGGTATGCTCCATGAAGAAGTCGATGCCCTGATGGATGCCGTGATCCTGAAGGGTGCGCAGCATCTCCAGGCCGGTGCGGTCGCCCACATGGGCCAGCCGCGGGTACTTGTGCCCGCCGAAGTTGCGTTGCAGGATGCGTCCGTCGGGCGTGCGGTCGAAGAGGGCCCCCCAGGCTTCAAGCTCGCGCACGCAGTCGGGAGCCTCCTGGGCGTGGAGCTGTGCCATGCGCCAGTCGTTGAGGTATTGCCCGCCCCTCATGGTGTCGGCGAAATGGACCTTCCAGCCGTCGCGGTCGTCCACCGTCCCCAGGGCCGCGGCGATTCCTCCCTCTGCCATGACGGTGTGAGCTTTCCCCAGCAGCGATTTGCTCACCACCGCCACCGACACTCCCGCCGCCGAGGCTTCGATGGCGCAGCGCAGCCCGGCGCCTCCCGCTCCGATCACCAGGACGTCGTATTCATGGATGCGTGGTAGCGCCATTTAAAGAATTCTCCAGTCCGTCAGGTATCCCATCGAGCAGGCGCGCACGTAGACGTCAGAGAAGGCCACCCAAAAAAGACTCATCCAGGCCCACAGCATGTGGCGCCGGTTGAGGCAGCTCACGCAGCGGTAAGAGGCGAATTGGGCCGGAGATTTGGAAAGGCGGTCCCGATAGCCGCCCACCAGGTGGCGCAGGGAATGGCAGCCCAGGGTATATCCGCCCAGCAGCACGACGTTGAGGGCCAGCACCAACGTCCCCACGCCGATCCCGAAGGAGACCTCTCCGTCGGCACCCTGGAACCAGAGCGCCTTCCAGACGTCGTGGGAAAGGATCAGCAAAAAGACCAGCGCTAAGTAAAGAAAATAGCGGTGCACGTTCTGAAGAATGAGCGGGAAGGACTTTTCGCCCCGATAGCCCTTCCGCGGTTCGCCCACCCCGCAGGAAGGCGGGTCGGCCCAAAAGGCCTTGTAGTAAGCGCCGCGATAGTAATAGCAGGTCAACCTGAATCCCCCCGGCGCCCACAGAATCAGAAAAGCCGGCGAAAAAGGCAGCCACAGCGGCCACCAGCCGGGCTTGGCTCCCAGCCAGCTATGGGGGGAACCGCCGAGCAGCTCCGGCGAATAGAAGGGGGAGAGGTAGGGCCCGTAATGGTAGTGCTCGCCCTGGAAGGCCGCCCAGGTCGAATAGACGATGAAGGCGGAAAGTCCCGTGAAGACCACCAACGGCTGCACCCACCACAAGTCGCGCCGCATGGTCTGACCGAAGCCGCTGCGCCGCGGCATCGCCTTGGAATCGATGGCCATAGGCTTTGTCTCCCAAAACAGTTCTGCAAAAGGATTAGCAGCGAGAATGGTAACGGCTGAGCAGGCGATGATCAAGGAGTCCGACGGAAAAAATGAGGGCCGTGTCAACGGACGGCTCCGGGGCGAGGTGCAGGATGGCGAATTCACCCCGACTTGGGGGGTGAATCGGGGAATCCGATGGCGGCGCGATTTGTGCCCCTGGAGCGGCTGGAGTAGGTTCCCGGAGCAAGCTCAAAGCGGCGTTTCGTTCCCTCTTCTCCACACCCGGCCCTGCTCTGGCCGTGATCCCGACCTTGGCCGTCGCCATCGGCGCCAACACCGCCATCTTTCAGCGTCATCGAAGGGGTGTTGTTGAGTCCGCTGGGATACGGCGAGGAGGGACGGTTGGTGGCGGTCTGGGCCGTCCGGAAGCGAACGTTCGGTCTCCCAGCGCCGCCGCGAGATCGGACTGCTGCCGGCTCTGGGCGCCACCCGCTTCCTGGGTCAACTGCTTTTCCAAGGTGCAGCCCACCGGCCCGTAGACCTATGCCCGGGTCGGCAGCGGCGGTCGTTTTGGCAGGGGCGCTCTCAGCATGGATGCCGGCCCGCCGCACCACCCGCATCGATCCCGTGAGGGCGCTGCGGATGGAGTAGGCCAAAACAGAATTCATCAGCGTCAGCTCTGCGGTTGTCGATGTCCATTGGACGGGGATAACTGTGGGTTAAGTCCCGGTATAATTCTTGTTCCACCCATCAAACTTCTAACACTTACCCCCTTCAGCCCTGCTCAACTTAAGATAGCCTTAGTTACTATTGCGGCCTTTAGACTCGGGTGCTAGACTTGCCTTCACTGATTCCGCAGGTCTGGTCAACAGTCAGTTAGGGAGTCGTAATTACTGGCAATGTTGGGGCGGTTCTTGCACTTTTTTGTGTGCGTCGGTTCCGCCACAATAATGTCACGGCGGTCACTCGAATCGCTTGCCGACCCGGGGACTGGGATGTCGTTTGTAGGAAGGGCAGGTCGATGATGGAATCCAGAACAGCTACCCGCGCGATAGTCTTATTGACCCTGTTTCTATGCGGCAGCTCAGCGCAACTACTGGCGCAGAGTTCCAGCAGAGCCTTTCCGCATGCTGTGGTCGGATCTGCAGGAGACCTCGAGAGCAGGATCGAAGTCGAGCTCAGTTTGGTCACTGAAGGGAATCCGGCTCTTTCGCAGGTGAAACGCGGCTCGACCTCGGCGTCAGGAACCTTGAAGCTACGACAACAAGACGGGACGCCTCTATCTCTGCGCATCGTCACCGAGAATCAACCACCCGCCACGAGCTCGGAAATTGCCTACGAGTTCGACTTCTTCCAAGGGCCCGTCAGGCAACGTTGGGTCTTGGAAAGCCTGACAGGATCACTTCAAGTGTTCTGGATAGAGATTGAACAAGAGTCAGGGGAAGTCAACGGACTGCTTCAGTTTGATTTCATCCGACCTTCGGACGATGCTCTGCTCACCTCCGTCCCCGTTCCTGTAGTGTCCTCCTCAGAAGGCAACTTCGTCTCTGTTGACAACCGGGGGACCCGCAACACCGGCTTGGCCTTTGCTAATCCAAGTGGTGACACCGTTTTGTTCTGGATCATCGCTCTTGACGAGGACGGGGAAGAAATCGCGGCCCGTCAAGGCGAGCTGTCCGCCTTCGAACAAAGAGCCTTTTTCCTTCCTGAGTTCTTTGAGGATTCCGATGCTGAGATTTTGGCACGAATCCAAGAGCTTGACGGATTCGTTGCCGTTTTGGCCCCTCGCGACATTTCCGTCGTCGCTTTGCGCCAGAATGGAATCGAACTGGCGACCGCCCCGTCGATCTCACCAAACCTCCTCAAAGTCCCTTATGCCTTCGGCCAGGTGGAAGATTTCCTGGGGCGCGATGAGGAGGATCTGCAGGATGCGATGGTGAGGACCGGAACGATGACCTTGACACCGGTCGCCGGAGAATCCGGGAAGACAGCTGTCGCCCTACGAGGCAACTCAGGAGTGCAAAGCGGCCCTATTTCGCCCGACGGGAAGTTTCTGATCGGCCCGCTGGAGGCGGGGGACTGGGTCCTCCGCGTCGAGGCCGATGGTTTCTGCCCACTGGAGCAAACTGTGACCTTTCCGTCGTCGCGGCTCAGCCTTAACCTGACCAACGTGGGGCGAGTCAATGTCGAATGGCTGAGCCAGACACTGCAGTCGACGCTGAGGGTAAATGTCGGTTTGGACGGCGTGGTGATCAAGCCCACCAGGCAATTCGACTTCCGCTTCGATGGTTCGGCCTTCGGACCAGAGACTCCCGCCGACGTGCGGGAGCGAATCGAAGCCGTTCGGCGTGCGTTCCTGATGTGGGTTTGGTTCGAATTGCCGCAACTGCGCCTCCCCGTGCTGGATGAATTCGACCAAGCTGTCGTTTTCGGCGGACGGGAAAGGTATTCGGAAGGCGCCTCCCAGGCAAGCCTCAATCAACTCCGCGTAGTCGCTGACCCTGAAACAGGTCAGCCTGTAACCTCGGCGGTAGACCTGGTATCCGGCGAGGTGCGGAGAGCGACTCTGCGATTCGATCCCGAAGCCTGTTCGGGAGAAGATTGCGTCCTCTTGCCGCAGCTAGTCAGCAGCGTTCTCTGGAATGTCTTGTTCCTCCGCTCGACTTCCTCGGCCGGAGGCGAGATCGATGTCGGCGACTTCAAGATCAGCGGTCTATCGGAAGAAACCGAGAGCCTTGCCTTCCAATACACCCAAATTTCGGCGCAGCCGCGCAGCATGGCCTCCACGCCTGTCGACAACCTCTACTGGGCCGTTCTGCGCCAGCGACCAGCCGGAACGCTTATCATGCCGGACGTCGAGATTCTGCCAAAAAGGGGATCAGGACGATGAATTAGATGGCACGTGTCCGTCTAGTTTATTAAGCCGTTAATAAGTGAGGTGAGCATGCCCGTTCGTCGCAACATCCCGCTGGCGCTGGTCTTGGTCCTCTTTTCTTTTCAGCCGCTCTTTGCCTTCCAAATCACAAAACTGGGCGAGTGGGGCGGCGGACGCTGCCTCGATGTTTTTGTGCAAGGCGATTTCGCCTACTGCGCCTCGGCAGGCAGCGGTCTTGAGGTCTTTGATGTCGGCGACCCCCTGAACCCGCGCTTGGCCGGTTCAGCCGATACTTTGGGTTTAGGATCTACCGCAGTGGCCCAAACCGTATTCGTAGAAGGAGAGTTGGTCTACATCATCACCGGCGTTGAGAACTTCGCATCGGTGCTTCAGGTCTTTGACATCTCCAACCCTCCGTCGCCCACGCCCTACGAAATGAGCTTTTTCGATGCCTCCGACGTTCACGTCATCGACAACCTGGCTTACATCGGGAGGCGTGAAGAGGGCTTTCAGATTTGGGACTTCGCCGATCCCGCCAACCCTGAGTTCAAGGGCTCCGGAGGTACCGACACAGTCTTGCGGATTTTCGCCGATGAGCAGTTCGTCTATGTGATCGAGCGCGTCGAGGAAAGCGGAGAGCTGTTCCTCACGATTCATGACCCGCGGTTCAGCTTCTCAGGGCTTGCCAACCCCGTTGAAGTCAACCGTTTTCCCATCTCAAACGGCGGCGACCTTCTCGTGGTTGAAGGCTTCGTCTACGTCTCTGGGGCCAATGGCTTGGAAGTCATGGACAGCAGCGGGGCCGAGGCCGCATCGAGCAGGCTAAAACCGCGAGGATCAATTGGCACCGCTGAACCGCGCTCGCGCCTCTTCTCCAACGGAGATCTTCTCTTCGAAGCCTTCAGCGGAGGTTTTTTTGATCCGGTGCATGGCCTGACCATCTGGGACCTTTCTACGCCCGGCAGCCCCGTCATTTTAGAGTTCTTTGTTCCCGAACTTGGCGTGGCCAGCGGATTCTTTGCCGTGGGCAACCGCGGCTACCTGGCAGCGGCTTCGGGGGGACTGCAGTTTTTGGACATAAGCAATCCGGCCAATCCTGTCGGCGGTCCGCGCCTTCCCTCCAGCGGAAGCCTGACCGATGTCTATGCCGATGCTCAAAGAGCCTACGTCACCGACAGTCGATTCGGCCTCAGAGTCCTCGACATTTCGGATCTCTCGGCCCCCCGCGAGATCGGCGGACTGGCGGTCGACGGGCCAGAGGCCTGCCCCGCCTCTTTCACCCCTCAATTCAGGGGAGTCTTCGTGCAGGATAACATCGCCTACTTGACCGGACGCACCGGATTCGAGGTCTACGATGTCTCGGTGGCCGCGAATCCCGCCTGTTTGGGATCCGCACAAGACTTTGGCTTCGACCAAGGTGTCCAATTGATCGGCCACCTGGCCTTCAGCCAGTCTACTTTTGGACCGGTTTCTGTGGTCGATGTCAGCGATCCTCAAAACATGGCGGTGCTCACAGAGATAGGTGAGTCCGTCGCTGACTTCCAACTCGACGGCGATCATCTGTTTTTGGCTGGAGGGGAGATCTTGAGCTTGGCCGACCCCTCCAATCCCCA from the Acidobacteriota bacterium genome contains:
- a CDS encoding succinate dehydrogenase yields the protein MAIDSKAMPRRSGFGQTMRRDLWWVQPLVVFTGLSAFIVYSTWAAFQGEHYHYGPYLSPFYSPELLGGSPHSWLGAKPGWWPLWLPFSPAFLILWAPGGFRLTCYYYRGAYYKAFWADPPSCGVGEPRKGYRGEKSFPLILQNVHRYFLYLALVFLLILSHDVWKALWFQGADGEVSFGIGVGTLVLALNVVLLGGYTLGCHSLRHLVGGYRDRLSKSPAQFASYRCVSCLNRRHMLWAWMSLFWVAFSDVYVRACSMGYLTDWRIL
- a CDS encoding succinate dehydrogenase/fumarate reductase iron-sulfur subunit — encoded protein: MAEMKFRIWRGTSESGAFQEYSAEVSEGMVVLDALRRIQARQAPDLAIRWNCKAGRCGSCSAEVNGRPRLTCMTRLNSLPPGETVVVEPVKAFPLIKDLVTDVSWNYEVKKKIKKFKPRPPQADGTWRMRQQDIDRVQEFRKCIECFLCQDVCHVLREHRLHDQFIGPRLLIYVAGLEMHPLDEEDRLEELKKTQGVGLCNITKCCTKVCPEEITITDNAIIPLKERVADRFFDPIRALFRLFRS
- a CDS encoding fumarate reductase/succinate dehydrogenase flavoprotein subunit, with translation MALPRIHEYDVLVIGAGGAGLRCAIEASAAGVSVAVVSKSLLGKAHTVMAEGGIAAALGTVDDRDGWKVHFADTMRGGQYLNDWRMAQLHAQEAPDCVRELEAWGALFDRTPDGRILQRNFGGHKYPRLAHVGDRTGLEMLRTLQDHGIHQGIDFFMEHTVTDLLKEDGRMAGAFGYDREKGRFFLIKAPAIVLATGGIGKAYEVTSNSWEYTGDGHSLAYHAGAELIDMEFVQFHPTGMVWPPSVKGILVTEGVRGEGGILVNSEGRRFMFDDIPELYRDQTADNPEEGWRYTQGDKRARRPPELLTRDHVARCIVREIRQGRGSPHGGVFLDIAWIKEKKSDAEAHIKRKLPGMYHQFAALADIDITKEPMEVGPTTHYMMGGVRVDAESQMSSVPGLFAVGECGSGLHGANRLGGNSLSDLLVFGKRAGSHAARFAKEHPTVGKIGGAEVEECSRRRLRPFESKNSAQETGPFQIQVELQKCMQSLVGIVRREEEMEEALEKIAELRDRMEHVTVTGNREFNPGWHTALDLENLLTVSEAIARSALGRRESRGAHFRIDYQEKDPDLSRNITVVRKGAGGQMEVAHTEIEEMPEELKRIIEEMG
- a CDS encoding dihydrofolate reductase family protein, with the translated sequence MRTVKYFVAMSLDAYLADPEGGVDWLFGDQDYGMTEFYSTVDTVLLGRKTYEFGLSHGMRKYKGMDNYVFSSTLDPQDYPEVTVTSEHPAQAVGRLKEEDGKAIWLVGGGQLAQPLFRAGLIDEVSVAVHPILLGRGIPLLPDSDRHIRLHLQDITRYDTGLVTLSYSVTRR